A part of Myxococcus landrumus genomic DNA contains:
- a CDS encoding tetratricopeptide repeat protein yields the protein MSPSRLLAFVLLAALWGPVAVAAAPSPRRPRVDREAMREAMDAAASDEGTFSSSASYTQFLRARLSHHSGNHRAAVDSLRLALATNDGHPLLLTRLAEEYARLGDLDKAERELRRAVERSPAYYPAHVLLGRVLLESGRFTRARLHLRRAMALKPREPEAYLVLAQLYLETNSVAEAVRVVDSLARALPGEASGYRRLGLALAERGDILRAERLLSEAAARDPGDVEVLGTLAKLYEETNRPARSEETLARALEREPDSEEVLLAAGRSALKAGSLVRARAYLDRLLSLSLEPETAVRVAFIYLSGREPNAAVEVLAAARASHGQEPRLAYYSGLVRERMRRFADAAEDFAAVPEGSDVFADARVRRARCLSLAGQHSPALSLLRAALQASPEDLEVRAQYARALERGGAPARAESLLKEGLARGVSASLYDALASTLHRQGRGGEAVALLSDAVTRAPRDQALLYVLGAACERHGDLAGAQARMRAVLAVEPDHASALNFLGYLLAQSGKDLDEAERLVLRALELRPDDGAFLDSLGWVYFRRGDYPRAVEALERAVSLSPDEPVILEHLGDAYQRASRGEDAAGVWRRALEVLALDPESAEPLGQRETLERKLKALSMGAAGR from the coding sequence GTGAGCCCCTCCCGTCTCCTCGCCTTCGTCCTGCTCGCCGCCCTGTGGGGGCCTGTCGCCGTCGCCGCGGCTCCCTCTCCTCGGCGTCCGCGCGTCGACCGGGAGGCCATGCGCGAGGCCATGGACGCAGCGGCTTCAGACGAGGGGACCTTCTCCTCCTCGGCCAGCTACACCCAGTTCCTGCGCGCCCGGTTGTCGCATCACTCGGGGAACCATCGTGCCGCGGTGGACTCCCTGCGGTTGGCGCTGGCCACGAACGATGGGCATCCGCTGCTGCTGACCCGCCTGGCGGAGGAGTACGCGCGGCTGGGGGACCTGGACAAGGCGGAGCGCGAGCTGCGTCGTGCCGTCGAGCGCTCTCCCGCGTACTACCCGGCGCATGTCCTGCTGGGCCGCGTCCTCCTGGAGTCGGGCCGCTTCACCCGCGCCCGGTTGCACCTGAGGCGGGCCATGGCGCTCAAGCCTCGCGAGCCGGAGGCCTACCTGGTGCTCGCGCAGCTCTACCTGGAGACGAACTCCGTGGCCGAGGCCGTGCGGGTGGTGGACTCCCTGGCGCGAGCACTTCCTGGAGAGGCCTCTGGGTACCGCCGACTGGGCCTTGCCCTGGCCGAGCGCGGCGACATCCTCCGCGCGGAGCGGCTGTTGAGCGAGGCCGCCGCACGAGACCCTGGCGACGTGGAGGTGCTGGGGACGTTGGCGAAGCTGTACGAGGAGACGAACCGCCCCGCGCGCTCGGAGGAGACCCTGGCGCGAGCCTTGGAGCGTGAGCCGGACAGCGAGGAGGTGCTGCTGGCGGCGGGGCGCTCGGCGCTGAAGGCGGGCTCGCTGGTGCGGGCCCGGGCGTACCTGGACCGGCTCCTGTCCCTCTCTCTCGAGCCGGAGACGGCGGTCCGGGTGGCCTTCATCTACCTGTCCGGACGCGAGCCCAACGCCGCGGTGGAAGTCCTGGCGGCGGCTCGGGCTTCACATGGCCAGGAGCCTCGGCTGGCGTACTACTCGGGCCTGGTGCGCGAACGGATGCGGCGCTTCGCGGACGCGGCGGAGGACTTCGCCGCCGTACCGGAGGGCTCGGATGTCTTCGCCGACGCCCGGGTGCGGCGTGCGCGGTGCCTGTCGCTGGCGGGGCAGCACTCCCCGGCCTTGTCGCTCCTGCGGGCCGCGCTCCAGGCCAGTCCGGAGGACCTGGAGGTGCGTGCCCAGTACGCCCGCGCCCTCGAGCGGGGAGGCGCGCCCGCCCGGGCCGAGTCCTTGTTGAAGGAGGGCCTGGCCCGGGGCGTCTCGGCCTCGCTGTACGACGCGCTCGCCAGCACCTTGCATCGCCAGGGGCGTGGAGGTGAGGCGGTCGCGCTGCTGAGTGACGCCGTGACTCGGGCGCCTCGGGACCAGGCCTTGCTCTACGTGCTCGGCGCGGCCTGCGAGCGGCACGGAGACCTTGCGGGGGCCCAGGCTCGCATGCGGGCCGTGCTCGCGGTGGAGCCGGACCACGCCTCGGCCCTCAACTTCCTGGGCTACCTCCTGGCTCAGTCGGGGAAGGACCTGGACGAAGCCGAGCGACTGGTGCTCCGCGCGTTGGAGCTGCGCCCCGACGACGGCGCCTTCCTGGATTCCCTCGGGTGGGTCTACTTCCGGCGAGGGGATTATCCGCGAGCCGTGGAGGCGCTGGAGCGCGCGGTGTCGCTGTCTCCGGACGAGCCTGT